The DNA region GCCTCTGGTGGGGGTGGTCGTGGAATGCGGGTTATTCGAACCCAAGAAGAACTTGAAAAAGGCTTTCCAGAAGCTAAAAGGGAGTCTTTGAACGCTTTTGGCGACGATACGGTTTTCCTAGAAAAATTTGTGGAAAACCCAAAACACATTGAAGTGCAGATTGTTGCCGATATGCATGGTAACATGGTACACTTGTACGAACGGGACTGTTCCGTGCAAAGAAGGTATCAGAAAGTAATAGAGTTTGCTCCCTCAATAGGGCTTCCGCAAGAGACAAAAGATAGTCTTTACGCTTATGCAATTGCAATTTGCAAGGCGGTAAATTATAATAACATCGGTACCGTTGAATTTTTGGTGGATGATGACGGAAGTATCTATTTTATTGAGGTAAACCCGCGTGTTCAGGTAGAGCATACGGTTACCGAAATGATTACGAACATTGATTTGATCAAGGCACAACTTTTTATTGCCGGAGGATATAAGCTATCCGATACACAAATTAAAATACCGAATCAAGAATCGGTTCAGGTTACGGGGATAGCACTACAATGTAGAATAACTACGGAAGATCCATCCAATGATTTTAAACCGGATTATGGCGTAGTTACGACCTATAGAAGTGCTTCTGGTTTTGGTATACGGTTAGATGCCGGTAGTATCTATCAAGGTGTTGTTATTTCACCTTTCTTTGACTCTATGTTGGTTAAGGTTTCTGCACGTAGCCGTACTTTAGATGGTTGTTGTAGAAAAATGCGACGAGCGCTAGCTGAGTTCCGTATTCGCGGAGTGAATACGAATATGGCCTTTTTGGACAATATCCTAAAGCACGAGACTTTCCGTGAAGGCAAGGTTACTGTCAATTTTATTAAGAACGAGCCCAAGCTTTTTGAGTTTGTAGAACCTCGGAATAGAGCGAATAAGCTTATTACATTTATAGGGGAAACGATAGTAAACGGTAATCCCGATGTGAAGAATTATGACCCTAACCGTAAGTTCACAAAACCAAAAGTACCATCATTTTCAAAAACGGAAGGATATCCAAAAGGAACCAAAGATTTACTCACGGAAATGGGCCCGGAGAAATTTGCCCAATGGTTAAAAAATGAGAAGCAGGTCCATTTTACGGATACTACCATGCGCGATGCCCATCAAAGTCTGTTGGCAACCCGTATGCGAACGGTAGATATGATGAAAGTGGCGGAAGGTTATGCTAAAAACCATCCCGAGATTTTTTCTATGGAAGTTTGGGGCGGTGCTACTTTTGATGTTTGTCTGAGGTTTTTACATGAAAACCCATGGGAGCGTTTGGCACTTTTAAGAAAGGCAATGCCCAATGTATTGCTTCAGATGCTAATACGTGGATCTAATGGCGTGGGGTATACAGCTTATCCTGATAACCTGATTGAGAAATTTGTTGAAGAATCATGGAATACAGGAGTAGATGTCTTTAGGATTTTTGATTCTTTAAACTGGATGAAATCCCTTGCGCCGTGTATTGAACATGTGCGAAAGCGAACAGGTGGTCTTGCCGAAGGTTCTATTTGCTACACTGGTGATATTTTAAATCCCTCTAAAACAAAATACGACCTTAAATACTACATTCAATTAGCAAAAGATATTGAAAATGCCGGAGCTCATATTCTGGGCGTAAAAGATATGGCAGGACTATTAAAGCCCAATGCCGCTTTTGAACTGATTCAGGCATTAAAATCAGAATTGAACATTCCAATTCATTTGCACACTCACGATACATCGTCAGTTCAAACGGCAACGTACATGAAAGCTATCGAAGCGGGTGTGGATGTGGTAGATGTTGCTTTAGGAGGCCTTTCTGGTTTGACTTCTCAGCCTAATTTTAATTCGGTGGTAGAGATGCTTCGTTTTAATGAGCGCGAGAATCAAATGAATACGGATAAGTTAGCGGAGTATTCCGATTACTGGGAATCCGTCAGAAACTATTATTACACTTTTGAATCCGGATTAAAATCTGGTACTGGTGGTGTGTATCATCATGAAATACCTGGTGGACAATATTCGAATTTAAAAGGTCAGGCAATCGCTCTAGGTCTTGAAACAAAGTTCACTGAGGTAACTAAAATGTATGCTGAGGTCAACCAAATGTTTGGAGACATTGTAAAGGTTACACCAAGCTCTAAAGTAGTAGGAGATATGGCGCAATATATGGTAGGTAATAATCTTACTGTGGAAGATGTTATGGAGAGAGGAGAAGATATTTCCTTTCCGGAATCGGTAAAAAGCTTCTTTAGAGGGGATTTGGGACAACCGGTTGGTGGGTTTCCAAAGAAACTACAAAAGATTGTCCTTAAAGATGAAAAGCCATATACCAACAGACCCAATGCGCATTTGGAGCCCATAGACTTTGATAAAGAGTTCAAAGCTTTTAAAAGGAAATTTAAAAAGGGTATGGGTAGAGATCTAGAAATGACCGATTTCCTTTCCTATAAACTGTATCCAAAAGTATTTACAGAGGCTTACAATAACCACGTGAAATATGGCAATGTGGTGAATATACCAACCAAAAATTTCTTTTATGGTATGGAAGTGGGCGAAGAAATAATGGTAGAGTTAGAAGGCGGAAAGAATGTTCTTATTTCGTTGATGATCGTAGGTGAGCCAGATGAAGCTGGGAACGTTAGTATTTTCTTTAAAATCAACGGTCAGCTTAGAAACGTTTTAATAAAAGACACTTCGGTAAAGGTTGAAAAGCAAGAAAATGTAAAAGCAGATTCAAGTGACGCAAAACAAATTGGAGCGCCATTGCAAGGTTTACTTTCTAGTGTTCTGGTAAAAACAGGGCAAGAGGTGAAAAGAAATCAGCCCTTGTTCGTTATTGAAGCCATGAAAATGGAAACTACGGTAACCGCTACCGAAGAAGGTACAGTGGCTAAGATTCAGTTACAAGGTGGTTCATTGGTAAATTCAGAGGATTTGGTGCTAACCCTAAAATAAGGCTACTTTTGTGCCGATGTTTTTACATACGCACCCATACGAGCCTTTTATTTTTGAAGACACTGAGAAGCTGATTGTTGGCACGCTTCCGCCACCTAGGTTTACTTCGGGTGAGTTGAAGGTTGATGACGTAGATTTTTGCTATGGCAGTAGAAATGGTATGTTATGGCCTATACTTGATCGTATTTTTGAGTTGGGGTTGGTGTATGAGAACACTCATTTAGCCATTGAGCAACGTAAGAATTTTTTACTTAAAAATAGAATTGGCGTTTGTGACATTGTTGAAAGTGCCGAGCGCGATAAAATAGATGCCTCTGATTTGGGTATGCAAAATGTGCAGTTAAGAGACTTGGTGCATTATTTAGAACTTTACCCAAATTTAAAAACCGTTCTTTTCATGGGAGGCAACAGTAAAAACGGCCCGGAGTATTTTTTTAGAAGACAGCTTAAAATAGCAGGTCTTCAATTAAAGACCGTTACGGACCAAGTTCCTAGAGTATACGAACTTCAGTTGCCAAAATCAAAACGAATTGTTCGTACGGTTAGTTTAACGGCACCGTCAGGGGCAGCAAATAGGGCAGTGGGTAGCTTGGCCTCCTATAAAGAAATGAAAGCTGCAGACCCCAATTTTAACACCATGGATTTCCGGGTTCTTCAATACCAAGGTTTTTTTCTTTCCTAAGATATATCCTTCGTAAAAAAAATGGAATAGCTATAAACTAAAAAGAGTCCTATCGGTTTCGATAAGACTCTTTTACGAGAACATTATATGAAAATGAAAAAATTTAAATCCGTTTTAATTACATGGTAAATGTACCCTGTTATGGTGTGGTAGCGTAATTATTGTTGTCAAGTCTGTTGTTTTTGTGGTGTAGTGTGATATTTTTGTTATATGATGTATCTGAGTAGTAATAGTCATGTATTATTACCGATATTTACAGATTGAAATTGATATATAATTGCTTAAATTTTAATATTGCCTATGCCGCATTCAGAAAGATTGGTTGAGTTTAAAAAATCGGTCAATAATAAGTTCAATGTCTACAATAGCCTCTTCTTAAATTTACCTTATCGGAATATTGAGAACGTTGGTATGCTTATACCTTTGTTACTTGATCAATGTCAGAAGGGCTTAAGTTCAGGGTTGAATCCGCAAGAGATTTTGGAGGCATTCTTTGAAAATTATGCACATATTGAATCTGAAAAGGACCAAATTGATTTCATGTTCAGGATTATTCAATATGTAGAACGGCAGGTAGTTTTATATGATAGTGTTGAGGATGCTGCTTTTCCTAAGCTTCAGGAACATACGCGTTCGTTATCTATAAAAGATTATTTTGAACTAGTGGATAAAAACAAGAGTTGGGACAAAGTGTCCAAGAAACTCTCTACGTTCAGTGCCCGTTTGGTAATGACAGCTCACCCCACTCAGTTCTATACACCAGCAGTTTTAGATATTATTGAAAAATTACGTTCGTTGATTTTAGAGGATAAAATCGACGATATTGATATCGCTTTGCAGCAGTTAGGGTTAACGTCTTTGATCAATTCAAAAAAACCGACACCTTTAGACGAAGCAAAAAATATCATTTACTTCTTGCGTCACGTGTATTACAATGCTGTTGGTGATTTGTACGCCTATATCAAGGAAAACATCAATAAGGCCGATTTTGAAAATCACAATATAATGAAGTTGGGCTTTTGGCCCGGTGGTGACCGTGATGGTAACCCGTTCGTAACTGCGGATATCACTAAAGATGTATCGGACGAGCTTCGTATCACTTTAATGAAGTGTTACTACAATGATTTAAAAATCATTCAGAAAAAACTGACTTTTAAAGATGTACAAGAGCCTCTTCAGAAGCTTCGGGGTAATTTGTATACTGCCATGTTCGATTCTAAAAAATCAGTAGGGTATGAAGATATTCTTCAGCCGCTTCTTGATACTAAGGAGTTGTTGGTAAACAAATATCATGGTCTTTACAGTAAGGACCTGGAGAATTTTATAGATAAAGTAAAAATCTTCAAAACCCACTTTGCAACTTTAGATGTAAGACAAGACCACAGCAAACATGTATTGGCGGTAGAGAATATACTAAAGCAAAACAAATTGATTAAAGAAGATATCAGTGAGCTTTCAGATGAGGCTTTGGTAGACCTTTTGATCAATAAGGATTTGTCAGTAGATGCTAATGATTTTTCGGAGGATATCGTAAAAGATACCATAACCAACATAAAGCAGTTAAAAGGTATTCAGGATGCTAATGGTGAAGAAGGCTGTAACCGCTATATAATTAGTAATTCCGAAGATATTTTCTCTGTATTGTTCGTATTCGGATTGTTCAGATGGTGTGGTTGGAAGAAAGAGGATATCAGTTTTGATATTGTTCCTCTTTTTGAAACCATGAACGGTATGGATGGCGCTGAAAAGACCATGCAGACACTTTTTGATCTACCTGAATATAAGGAGCATTTGGAAAGAAGAAATAACAATCAGACCATAATGCTCGGTTTCTCCGATGGTACAAAAGATGGTGGTTATTTAAAAGCCAACTGGGCTATCTTCAAGACCAAAGAAACCCTTTCCAAGGTTTGCGATAAAAATGGTTTTAATGCTATTTTCTTTGATGGTCGTGGTGGACCACCAGCACGTGGTGGTGGAAAAACACATCGTTTCTACGCAGCACAAACCAAGAGTATTGCCAATCATGAAATTCAATTGACGATTCAAGGGCAGACCATTACAAGTACATACGGTACTAAAGAGCAGTTTATTCATAACAGTGAGCAATTGTTGACGGCTGGTCTTTCAAACAACCTTTTCGGTAAGGAGAATGTGATTTCTAAAGACCATAGAAAACTAATAGAACAACTTTCTGAGTTGAGCTTTGAAAAGTATGATGTGCTTAAGCAACATGATAAGTTTATTTCCTATTTGGAGAACAGAAGTACCCTAAAATACTATCAAAAAGCAAATATTGGTAGTAGGCCAGGTAAAAGAGGGAATAAGAAAAAGTTGGAACTAACCGATTTAAGAGCGATTTCTTTTGTAGGTTCTTGGAGCCAATTGAAGCAAAACGTACCAGGGTATTTTGGTTTGGGAACAGCTATTCAAACCATAAAGAACGAAGGCAGATTATCGGAACTTAAGAAGTTGTACAAAGAAGTACCTTTCTTTAAAGCTTTAATGAGCAATAGTATGATGTCTCTTTCTAAGTGCTACTTTGAGTTGACCTCATATATGAAACAAGATGAGGAATACGGAGCATTCTGGAACATCCTTCACGAAGAGTATATGTTATCAAAGAAAATGTTACTGCTCATATCTGGCAGTAAAATCTTAATGGAGAACGAGGCCGTTTCTCGTGAATCCATTAAAATACGTGAGAACATTGTGCTGCCGTTGTTGGTTATACAGCAGTTCGCACTACAGAAAATAGGTAAGGGAAGTGACTTTAAAGAAGAGTATGAAAAAATCGTTACTCGTTCGCTTTACGGTAATATTAATGCCAGTAGGAACTCTGCATAAAAGAGGATTCTCCTGTTTTTTCGATTAAAACTAACCTTCGACCGTTCAACGGTCGGAGGTTTCTTTTTTTTATCGTGCTTTGGAATTTATATTTGTAATCTTTATCTGTCATGTGGCCTCTTTTGAAAAAGATTGTACTATGGCTGCAGAATTAAAATTTAAAAAAGATTGAATGAATTATAAATTTTCACTTATCGTACTTTTCATTTTTTTAATGGGTTGTTCTGACGATGAAGAAAGCGTTCCTATTATAAAAACAGGAGATTTGGGCGTGTATGTTTTTTCTGGGGAAAACCCTTACCCTAATGCAATTGTCACTACTTTTCCTGAAACGGATAGTCTAATTACCGATGCTCTAGGGACTGCTGTATTTAGAGATCTTGAGCTGGGTGAGTATGAGGTAACAGTGGTTCTTCCTGATTTAGGGAACGAAACTTTTAGTACCACAACTACAATAATTGAAGGAGAAAATACACTATTAGGATTAGAGATTGATCCTGCCCTTTTTCTAGTACCATCTGAATTAGAAATTCAAAAGTTGATTGCTGAAGTTTACAATGAATTTCGGAATATATATGGTTTTGATAATCATGTAATGGTCTGGGGAGATATAGGAACTGATATTGTTCATGTAAATCGGGCTGCTATCAATCAACTGTCTACTTTGGATACGTATTCTTTTACGGTAGGAGAAAGTATAATAGAGAAGGTTTTTGCAGATTATTATGTCGCAATACTACATACAAATACAGGGTTGGATTGTTTGCAAGATGAAGACTGTTTAGGCGACCAAGAAATTGATGTTGAGGCTGCAGAAGCTGAATTCAGGTTTCTGCGTGCGTTGGCGTATTTCAATTTAGTCAAGATATATGGCAACCCCGTTTTGGTAACTACCTCAGAAGTTGATTTATCAGTTTCTACTACCCCGGTACAAGGTGCCGAAGTAGTATATGATCAAATACTTGAAGATTTGATTTTTGCAGAACAATATTTACCACAAGCTACAAAATATAAAGCTTCCAAGGAAGCTGCTCAGGCATTGCTGGGTAAGGTGTATATGCAAATGGCAGGGTTTCCTTTATTGCAAACCGATAAATATGCTTTAGCATTGACGCAGTTCAAAAAAATAACAAGTAATTTTGAACTTGAAGCTGATTATGCTGATGTTTTTAGTGTTGAAAATCAAGCCGCTGATAATGAGGTCATATTTAGTTTTGACTTTAATGCCGATCAAATTGAATCTCGCAGCAAGTATGGTAGTGTTTGGGGACCATTAGGTTTTACAGATTCCGATGGGTTACTTTTGAATTCCGACTTTATTACAAGTTATGGTTTTACAGAAAATTCAGAGAACCCTGTTTCGTTTCCGTTAAATATAGCCGATACACGTTTTGCTCAAAATATAGCAACCTTCAATGTAGTTAATAACCAAACATTTGATGCTTCAGATGTTAGTGACTGGAGGCCATTAAAATTTTTGTCAAGAAGTAATATAGAAGCGGGTTCTGACAAAAGTCTTTCTGATTTTCCTGTGTTGAGATATGCCGATATACTGTTACTACTGGCAGAGGCCGAAAATGAAGTGAACGGACCCACTCAATTGGCTTATGATGCAATTAATGCAGTAAGACAACGAGCATTTAAAAATGATGAAAACGATATTCCATTTGGATTAAATAAACAGCAATTTTTTGAGACGATCTTTAACGAGAGAAAACTGGAGCTTTGCTATGAAGGGCATAGAAAAGATGATTTGGTACGTTGGCAACTTTTAGAGGATGCCATCAATGAGTTTAATCTAGAGAATCCAGAAAAAAATAAGGATTATCAGTCACACGAGTATATTTGGCCCATACCTTTATCTGAAATAAATCTGAACCCAGGGGTCGAACAAAATCCGGGATATTGATATTTTTCAATATAAAGCAAAAGGGTCCGTACGTTAGACGTACGGACCCTTTTGCTTTATAGCTAATAATCCTACTGCTTATTTTGTTGACCTTTAATTGTGTCTTTTTCAATATCAAACTCATTGGTGTCAACACTTGTATTTCCGGTCGGATTTGTAGGATTACTCTGTTCTACTTTTCTTTTAAATTTTCTCTTATCATCAATCATTCCCATGTTTCTTGGTTTTTAAGTTAGTTTGTAACTTAGAAAAAAATTGTGCAAAACTCGGTTAAAGGATGAATAAAGCTTTGTTAGTGAATGTTAAAAGGGAGAAAGACTGAGTAACATCCTTTTTAAAAATCATTGAGCGATTGAACATATTTTATAGTTAAGAGAGCTTTCTCTTTTTCATCGTCTGCGATTGATTTTTTTTCTTCATCATATTTCTGCAGTAGTGCTAAGTCATGGTCTGCCAAAAGTTTTCGTAATGCGAAAGTATTAAGGTAGGTTACTGTATTATTTTTTGTGTCCAACAGATACGGAAATCTTAACAAAGCGAGTTTTATACCTTGAATACCTCCACCGATTGCTCCAAAATCAGACCAAAATGTTGCTGTTTTGGTTTCTTCAATTTGATAATTGTATGTATTTGTATCCTGAGCGATTCCGGCGGTAAACAGTAAAAACCTTCCGTTGTTGCGAACGGGAGCATACCGATTTTGTAATTTGTATTTGGTGCAATTTATGAATAACGTATCGTTATTGGAGTAGGCTAAAATATGCTTTCGAATATCTTTTTTAGAAACTGATTTGTCTTCGGAAATTAAACGGTAATCATTACCGCCGCTCATTTTAATGTCACTTTTTGACCTTTTTTCTACTATGAGTTCAATTTCTTTGGAAGGTGTTTTGTTTTGAATCTCTTCAATTGACATATAGACACCTTGCGGATATGGTGTCTGGGCATTCAAATTTGTAAAGAAGCAGGTCAAAAAAACAATTGAGAAAAATTTTGTAATCATAATGAGGCGGCTTATGGGTAAATAATCTTTAGTACATTTAATAGGGAAAATGGCCTAATCCAAAGCGCTTCTCTATTTTTGGTGAAAGTTATAGAATTGGAAAAAGGGTATAAAAAGCAAAAGTTCAGCAGTTCAATTATTCGTTGAATTGCTAAACTTTCACTGTAAGGATATTTTTGAAATCTAGATAGCTATATCTATCTAATGGTCTTGGTGAAGGTTGAAATTCCGTCAACACCATGACCGTTCAAATGTTTGATAAATGCCGAGCCAATAATAGCTCCCTTTGCAGATTTGGTAGCCTGCTCAAAAGTTTCCGAATTACTGATGCCAAAACCTACGATTTGAAGGTTTTCTAGGTTCATATCTGCAATACGTTGAAAATAGGTTTGCTGTTCATCGCCAAAACCGGATTGAGATCCCGTAACACTGGCGGAACTTACCATATAAATAAACCCGTTGGAAACTGAATCGATAAAACGAATACGCTCTTCGGAAGTCTGTGGCGTTATCAAAAAGACATTGATGAGTCCATATTTTTCAAACGTTTCTTGGTACTCGTCATGATATACATCAACGGGTAAGTCGGGGATGATGAGTCCGTCTATACCTATTTCCTGGCATTTTTTACAGAAGGCTTCAACGCCATATTGAAGCATCGGGTTGAAATAGCCCATGATGATAAGTGGAATGGAAACCGACTTCCGAATATCTTTCAGTTGATTGAAAAGAATTTCGGTGGTCATACCGTTTTTAAGAGCCGCTGTGGAGCTTTGTTGAATCGTTGGGCCATCAGCCAAAGGGTCGCTGAAAGGAAGCCCTATTTCTATCATATCAACTCCGTTTTTCTCTAGATTTTGTATGATTGTAACTGTGTCATCCAATTTTGGATATCCCGCTGTGAAATAGATGGAAAGGAGTTTCCCGTCTTCGTTTAATTTATTGTTGATTCTATTCGCCATAGTTTCAAATGCTTTTTTTCCTTATAAAGGATGGAGTAGGCAAGGTGTGTTCACTATACCTATCCCGATATTTTATAAATTAAAAAATTCGATGTAATTATTAAGGTCTTTATCGCCCCGACCGGATAGGTTGATGACTACCACATCTTCGGGTTTAAATTTTCTATGTTCAAGAACGGCCAAGGCATGTGAAGATTCTATGGCAGGGATAATACCTTCCGTTTTACACAGTAGCAAACCTGCGTTCATAGCATCTTCATCCGTAATAGAAATAAACTCACCACGGCCGGATGCAAATAAATTGGCGTGCATAGGTCCCACACCAGGGTAATCCAATCCTGCAGAAATAGAATAAGGTTCTGTAATTTGGCCGTCATTGGTTTGCATCAATAAGGTTTTGCTTCCGTGAATGATGCCCACTTTTCCCAATGCTGAGGTAGCTGCACTTTCACCGGTGTCAATTCCTTTTCCCGCAGCTTCAACCGCAATGATACCTACATCAGGATTGTCTAAATAATGGTAATAAGCTCCGGCTGCGTTACTTCCTCCACCAACACAAGCAACCACGTAATCGGGATTTTCACGACCTTCTTTTTCTTTTAACTGCCATTTTATTTCTTCTGAAATAACCGATTGAAACCGCGCTACCATATCCGGGTAAGGATGTGGACCCACAACACTACCAATGATATAGTGGGTATCTACCGGGTTATTAATCCAATCGCGAATAGCTTCATTAGTAGCATCTTTTAGCGTTCTACTTCCGGAAAGTGCCGGTCTAACTTCAGCTCCTAACATTTTCATCCTAGCTACGTTGGGTGCTTGTCTGGCAATATCTATTTCGCCCATATACACAATACACTCAATACCCATTAGCGCACATACCGTAGCGGTCGCAACACCATGTTGTCCTGCACCCGTTTCTGCAATGATTCTGTTTTTGCCCAATTTCTTGGCCATAAGAATCTGCCCAATGGTATTATTAACTTTGTGCGCTCCCGTATGGCAAAGATCTTCGCGTTTTAGGTATATTTTGGTATTGTGTTTTTTTGAAAGTCTATCTGCAAAATAGAGTGGGGTAGGGCGTCCTACATAATCTTTCAGCAACTGGTCAAACTCTTCCTTAAAAGAAGGTTCTTGCATGATGCGAATATAGTTTTGCCGAAGTTCTTCAGTATTCGGGTATAGCATTTCAGGAATAAAAGCACCTCCAAACTCCCCGTAATATCCTTTTTCGTCCGCTTGATAAGAACTATCCCCTAATTCATTTTTATACGGAACTGTTTTGTTTACGTTTGTCATGATAATTTTTTTATTGCTAGCTAGAACTATTCTATAGCTATAATTGAGCAACTTCTTTTTGGCTTTTGATTTTTTTCAATCTATCCAATGCCTCTATGTAATAATAATCGGCATAGATTAGTGCAACATCTATTTCTGAACCTAATGATTTTGCACCTGTAGAATGTAATAAAAACGAATTGGCTTTACCAACGCCTGAATAATTTTCAGAACTTAAAGAGCTTAACATTTTTAAGGCGGCGTTATAATATTTTTGCTTTTGAGTTGTATCCTCTAAAAAGGTGCTGAGCTCTAATAAGCCTGAAGCAACAACTGCAGCAGCGGAAGCGTCCCTTTCTTCTTTTTCTAAATTAGGAACGTCGAAATCCCAATATGGAACATAATCCTCAGGTAAAAGCTCAAGGTATCTGTCCGACAATTTTTGAGCAAAATCCAAGAATTTCTTATCTCCTGTTTCACGATATACCATGCTGAATCCATAAATCCCCCATGCTTGACCTCTTGACCATCTACTATCATCTGCGTAGCCTTGTTTGGTATGATGGTTCAGCACACTGCCCGTGATGGAATCATATTCTATAACGTGCCAAGATGTATAATCATCTCTAAAATGATTTTTCATGGTGGTCTCGGCGTGTTTGATCGCGATATCCTTCAACTCAGAATCTCCTCCGTTCTTAGCAGCCCAAAACAAGAGCTCTAGGTTCAACATGTTATCGATTATGGTGATATGTTGCTGCCATCTTGGGTGCATCTTGTTAGACCAAGATTTTATTGTGCCTACTTTTGGGTTGTACCTCGATACCAATGATTTTGCCGATGTTAACAGAATGTCTTTATACTCTTTTTTGTCTCCTAGCTTATAGCCATTGCCAAATGCAGGAAACATCATAAAACCAATATCGTGATGCTCTGTAATTGTTTTATAATCTTCAAAAACTTCAGTTCTTTTAATGGCTTCGGTTTTCCATTTTTCATCTTTGGTCAGGTCGTACATGTACCATAGAATACCGGGGTAAAAGCCCGAGGTCCAAACCAACCTTCCATTGGGAACTTCTTTCCACTCTTTTTCGTTAGTTTCTATAAGTCGTGGGTGTTTGGTTAGGTCCGTTAATTTTGGAACTGATGTTTCTAATTGAGATTCACAATTATCGATAGCGCTTTCTAAATCAAATGTAGCTATTGTTTCATGGGTATTAGACTCGCTATTGGATTTAATTTTTTTAGGTGCGTCATGACAGGCGAAAAGTAAAGAACAAATACTAAAAAGTAGTAGTTTGGTACATTTTGTCATTATATTGGTTTTTGTCAGTAGTAGTTTTCTCTTTTTTGGGTTACTGGTTAGTTTGAGATTGCTCATAAATTTGTTCAGATTGCTATCAAACTTTTAAATTCTTTTACTTTT from Zobellia alginiliquefaciens includes:
- a CDS encoding pyruvate carboxylase, which encodes MKIEKVLVANRGEIAIRIFRACVEIGVRTVGIYTYEDRYSLHRYKADESYQIGEDNEPLKPYLDIDAIIKVAKENNVDAIHPGYGFLSENSNFAQKCADNGIVFVGPKVSVLKALGDKITAKEVAVANNIPIIQSSDKDLNNIKTAITEADRIGYPLMLKAASGGGGRGMRVIRTQEELEKGFPEAKRESLNAFGDDTVFLEKFVENPKHIEVQIVADMHGNMVHLYERDCSVQRRYQKVIEFAPSIGLPQETKDSLYAYAIAICKAVNYNNIGTVEFLVDDDGSIYFIEVNPRVQVEHTVTEMITNIDLIKAQLFIAGGYKLSDTQIKIPNQESVQVTGIALQCRITTEDPSNDFKPDYGVVTTYRSASGFGIRLDAGSIYQGVVISPFFDSMLVKVSARSRTLDGCCRKMRRALAEFRIRGVNTNMAFLDNILKHETFREGKVTVNFIKNEPKLFEFVEPRNRANKLITFIGETIVNGNPDVKNYDPNRKFTKPKVPSFSKTEGYPKGTKDLLTEMGPEKFAQWLKNEKQVHFTDTTMRDAHQSLLATRMRTVDMMKVAEGYAKNHPEIFSMEVWGGATFDVCLRFLHENPWERLALLRKAMPNVLLQMLIRGSNGVGYTAYPDNLIEKFVEESWNTGVDVFRIFDSLNWMKSLAPCIEHVRKRTGGLAEGSICYTGDILNPSKTKYDLKYYIQLAKDIENAGAHILGVKDMAGLLKPNAAFELIQALKSELNIPIHLHTHDTSSVQTATYMKAIEAGVDVVDVALGGLSGLTSQPNFNSVVEMLRFNERENQMNTDKLAEYSDYWESVRNYYYTFESGLKSGTGGVYHHEIPGGQYSNLKGQAIALGLETKFTEVTKMYAEVNQMFGDIVKVTPSSKVVGDMAQYMVGNNLTVEDVMERGEDISFPESVKSFFRGDLGQPVGGFPKKLQKIVLKDEKPYTNRPNAHLEPIDFDKEFKAFKRKFKKGMGRDLEMTDFLSYKLYPKVFTEAYNNHVKYGNVVNIPTKNFFYGMEVGEEIMVELEGGKNVLISLMIVGEPDEAGNVSIFFKINGQLRNVLIKDTSVKVEKQENVKADSSDAKQIGAPLQGLLSSVLVKTGQEVKRNQPLFVIEAMKMETTVTATEEGTVAKIQLQGGSLVNSEDLVLTLK
- a CDS encoding uracil-DNA glycosylase family protein — its product is MFLHTHPYEPFIFEDTEKLIVGTLPPPRFTSGELKVDDVDFCYGSRNGMLWPILDRIFELGLVYENTHLAIEQRKNFLLKNRIGVCDIVESAERDKIDASDLGMQNVQLRDLVHYLELYPNLKTVLFMGGNSKNGPEYFFRRQLKIAGLQLKTVTDQVPRVYELQLPKSKRIVRTVSLTAPSGAANRAVGSLASYKEMKAADPNFNTMDFRVLQYQGFFLS
- a CDS encoding phosphoenolpyruvate carboxylase; its protein translation is MPHSERLVEFKKSVNNKFNVYNSLFLNLPYRNIENVGMLIPLLLDQCQKGLSSGLNPQEILEAFFENYAHIESEKDQIDFMFRIIQYVERQVVLYDSVEDAAFPKLQEHTRSLSIKDYFELVDKNKSWDKVSKKLSTFSARLVMTAHPTQFYTPAVLDIIEKLRSLILEDKIDDIDIALQQLGLTSLINSKKPTPLDEAKNIIYFLRHVYYNAVGDLYAYIKENINKADFENHNIMKLGFWPGGDRDGNPFVTADITKDVSDELRITLMKCYYNDLKIIQKKLTFKDVQEPLQKLRGNLYTAMFDSKKSVGYEDILQPLLDTKELLVNKYHGLYSKDLENFIDKVKIFKTHFATLDVRQDHSKHVLAVENILKQNKLIKEDISELSDEALVDLLINKDLSVDANDFSEDIVKDTITNIKQLKGIQDANGEEGCNRYIISNSEDIFSVLFVFGLFRWCGWKKEDISFDIVPLFETMNGMDGAEKTMQTLFDLPEYKEHLERRNNNQTIMLGFSDGTKDGGYLKANWAIFKTKETLSKVCDKNGFNAIFFDGRGGPPARGGGKTHRFYAAQTKSIANHEIQLTIQGQTITSTYGTKEQFIHNSEQLLTAGLSNNLFGKENVISKDHRKLIEQLSELSFEKYDVLKQHDKFISYLENRSTLKYYQKANIGSRPGKRGNKKKLELTDLRAISFVGSWSQLKQNVPGYFGLGTAIQTIKNEGRLSELKKLYKEVPFFKALMSNSMMSLSKCYFELTSYMKQDEEYGAFWNILHEEYMLSKKMLLLISGSKILMENEAVSRESIKIRENIVLPLLVIQQFALQKIGKGSDFKEEYEKIVTRSLYGNINASRNSA
- a CDS encoding RagB/SusD family nutrient uptake outer membrane protein, yielding MNYKFSLIVLFIFLMGCSDDEESVPIIKTGDLGVYVFSGENPYPNAIVTTFPETDSLITDALGTAVFRDLELGEYEVTVVLPDLGNETFSTTTTIIEGENTLLGLEIDPALFLVPSELEIQKLIAEVYNEFRNIYGFDNHVMVWGDIGTDIVHVNRAAINQLSTLDTYSFTVGESIIEKVFADYYVAILHTNTGLDCLQDEDCLGDQEIDVEAAEAEFRFLRALAYFNLVKIYGNPVLVTTSEVDLSVSTTPVQGAEVVYDQILEDLIFAEQYLPQATKYKASKEAAQALLGKVYMQMAGFPLLQTDKYALALTQFKKITSNFELEADYADVFSVENQAADNEVIFSFDFNADQIESRSKYGSVWGPLGFTDSDGLLLNSDFITSYGFTENSENPVSFPLNIADTRFAQNIATFNVVNNQTFDASDVSDWRPLKFLSRSNIEAGSDKSLSDFPVLRYADILLLLAEAENEVNGPTQLAYDAINAVRQRAFKNDENDIPFGLNKQQFFETIFNERKLELCYEGHRKDDLVRWQLLEDAINEFNLENPEKNKDYQSHEYIWPIPLSEINLNPGVEQNPGY